One genomic segment of Candidatus Methanoperedens sp. includes these proteins:
- the cas8a1 gene encoding type I-B CRISPR-associated protein Cas8b1/Cst1 produces MNNDIEMRNEFVGDPIVDSGLLAIKLLGNKEINDCSKEELKKITDELIELYLTPAWSKDILSIFPNSTYVQYAKNYDREGKSKEFLYELIEGLDKSENDGDYCIFCGKHAYKRKDNKPFVKTQIPLVGSSDFTNFSPSFKNGIDICAKCALAIQFAPILFYKTGGKPSCISCNNTDVMKTFGEECIGYITQKKLLGGYKSKDVSGIFDEGFKSTQNALFHLAYKTSTKYKKLGLLKQNEEIVIYRVDNYNQNPAGVTIHKIPNNIFRFVINVMTSPQYKKNWYDLLSKHYAKSDAKSDFPVWKVSYNRIHDSLLKNESILWAFRDDNEKKPTLPWIIVESYMELVRNMNKQRIEGIKNLADKIAICIEENNNKKRVNDIISARDFPTFRNQLRLVFRDWQKLGKEQPMITYEDYISAIIPEDYSNWKEVQDLIIIRLYEKLHNMLSSGVIDDVEQEKSIGDEE; encoded by the coding sequence ATGAATAACGATATCGAAATGAGAAATGAATTTGTTGGGGATCCAATCGTTGATTCCGGTTTGCTCGCAATTAAATTATTGGGAAATAAAGAAATAAATGACTGTTCAAAAGAAGAATTAAAAAAGATTACAGATGAACTTATTGAGCTTTATCTAACACCTGCTTGGTCAAAAGATATTTTATCCATATTTCCAAATAGCACTTATGTTCAATATGCCAAGAATTATGATAGAGAAGGAAAGTCCAAAGAGTTTCTATATGAATTAATAGAAGGTTTAGATAAATCTGAAAATGATGGGGATTATTGTATTTTTTGTGGGAAACATGCATACAAGAGGAAAGATAATAAACCTTTCGTCAAAACACAAATACCTTTAGTCGGTTCATCTGATTTTACTAATTTTTCCCCATCATTTAAAAATGGCATTGATATTTGTGCAAAATGCGCTTTGGCAATTCAATTTGCACCTATTCTATTTTATAAAACTGGTGGAAAACCAAGTTGCATAAGCTGTAACAATACGGACGTTATGAAAACATTTGGAGAAGAATGTATAGGATATATTACTCAAAAAAAATTACTGGGTGGTTATAAATCCAAAGACGTTTCTGGCATATTTGATGAAGGTTTTAAATCAACACAAAATGCCTTGTTTCATTTAGCATATAAAACCTCTACAAAATATAAAAAGTTGGGACTTTTAAAACAAAACGAAGAAATTGTAATATATCGCGTTGATAATTACAATCAAAATCCGGCCGGAGTTACAATACATAAAATACCGAATAATATATTCAGATTTGTTATCAATGTGATGACAAGTCCTCAATATAAAAAAAATTGGTATGATTTACTTTCAAAACATTATGCGAAATCTGATGCAAAAAGTGATTTTCCAGTCTGGAAAGTCAGTTATAATAGGATTCATGATTCTTTATTAAAAAATGAAAGCATATTATGGGCTTTCAGAGATGATAACGAAAAGAAACCAACATTACCATGGATTATAGTTGAGTCCTATATGGAGTTAGTGAGAAATATGAATAAACAGAGAATTGAGGGTATCAAAAATCTGGCTGATAAAATCGCCATCTGCATCGAAGAGAATAATAATAAAAAGAGAGTTAATGATATTATTTCAGCCAGAGATTTTCCAACTTTTAGAAATCAATTGAGATTAGTTTTCAGGGATTGGCAAAAATTAGGTAAGGAGCAACCTATGATAACTTATGAAGATTATATCTCAGCAATCATCCCGGAAGATTATTCCAATTGGAAAGAAGTTCAGGATTTGATAATTATAAGGTTATACGAAAAATTGCATAATATGCTATCGAGTGGAGTAATTGATGATGTCGAACAAGAAAAATCAATAGGTGATGAAGAATGA
- a CDS encoding PIN domain-containing protein, with protein sequence MLLIVDANVVFSVLIKGGKTLDIFFLNKAKKRFDFVAPEFLMVEVEKHTSEIIKKTGLSTEEIGKVFDFLEKEIEFVSFEEFEEFYKEAEQISPDPNDVQYFALAMKLNGAIWSNDKALKKQFVVDVLSTGEIIKLMEFE encoded by the coding sequence ATGCTCCTCATTGTTGATGCCAACGTTGTTTTTTCGGTTCTCATAAAAGGTGGGAAAACATTAGACATTTTTTTTTTGAATAAAGCTAAAAAAAGATTTGATTTTGTAGCTCCTGAATTTCTTATGGTGGAAGTTGAAAAACACACCAGTGAGATTATTAAGAAAACTGGACTTTCAACAGAAGAGATTGGAAAGGTGTTTGATTTTCTTGAAAAAGAAATTGAATTTGTTTCATTTGAAGAGTTTGAAGAATTCTATAAAGAAGCAGAGCAAATATCTCCTGATCCCAATGATGTTCAGTATTTTGCGCTTGCTATGAAATTAAATGGGGCTATTTGGTCTAATGACAAGGCATTAAAAAAGCAGTTTGTAGTTGATGTGCTATCTACAGGGGAAATAATAAAATTAATGGAATTTGAATAG
- the cas3 gene encoding CRISPR-associated helicase Cas3', with the protein MSSTIKAKSNGESLEEHINNCLNIFAQLKDIYPDLQKFTNYPSFYSDAFDALFFHDFGKAAEGFQKSLSPKGEKWKYRHEILSTPFINCLNKENLDFVKILVLTHHKDINKLVEYIEDNDFLGIRYEERLEEIKPNINALNEIIKKYPEISKKILGSIECKVDIIEKISKDKSIWEEIIQKKRMNFSSKIGIFGKGMINSCDYLASSGIKKILKPLPSLSEVYNFKSFTSVQAKCLSTKGNAIIISPTGSGKTEASLFWATNNLDKSQGNRIFYVLPYTASINAMYRRLLMKLSPYYSDDGCVSLLHGKATYFLYKMFEDGDFREIHNLSKKIYSPYKVMTPFQCLKHFFSLKGYEMGLLEMYRGRYIFDEIHSYDAKTAGLILSMCEYLIEENDAKILIMSATMPSFLKNMFLDNLHIENEMVMDKKELSKYLRHKCKIIDGDILENIDLIIKRLQNKEKVLVVCNTVNRAQDVYKLLRDEVNDSALLHGRFILKDREAIEKNLENLNLLVGTQVIEVSLDIDYDVCFSEPAPIDALIQRFGRINRRKNSDGLPLKGICDVFVFSKGSENDRYIYDTEIVNKTLKVLNEIDLLFEDKLYEAVDEIYINGFGDKLKEFEDTKTSFRKMIDRIVPFNNSNTKESDFYDLFNSIEAVPEKYRHEYLDCIRNKKLFDAMQYCLQLTNGQFQKLLKEGRVDFEKKIFIEAKYDPELGLLINEHEENQNII; encoded by the coding sequence ATGAGTTCAACAATAAAAGCCAAAAGTAATGGCGAATCACTTGAAGAACATATAAATAATTGCCTTAATATTTTTGCTCAACTAAAGGATATTTATCCAGATTTACAAAAATTTACAAATTATCCTTCTTTTTATAGTGATGCTTTTGATGCTTTGTTTTTTCATGATTTTGGTAAAGCTGCAGAAGGTTTTCAAAAATCATTATCTCCAAAAGGAGAAAAATGGAAGTATAGGCATGAAATTCTTTCAACACCTTTTATTAACTGCCTGAACAAAGAAAATCTCGATTTTGTCAAGATCTTAGTGCTAACTCACCATAAAGATATTAATAAATTAGTCGAATATATTGAAGATAATGATTTTTTGGGGATTCGTTATGAAGAACGATTAGAGGAAATCAAACCTAATATAAATGCACTGAATGAAATAATAAAGAAATATCCAGAAATCTCTAAAAAGATATTAGGCTCAATAGAATGCAAGGTCGATATTATAGAGAAAATATCAAAAGATAAGTCGATATGGGAGGAAATAATACAAAAGAAAAGAATGAACTTTTCATCAAAAATAGGAATCTTTGGAAAAGGGATGATAAATTCTTGTGATTATTTAGCTTCAAGTGGGATAAAAAAGATACTTAAACCACTACCAAGCTTGAGTGAAGTATATAATTTTAAGTCCTTTACGAGTGTTCAGGCAAAATGTTTATCAACAAAAGGTAATGCGATAATTATTTCACCAACTGGTTCTGGAAAAACGGAAGCATCTCTGTTCTGGGCTACAAATAATCTCGATAAATCACAAGGAAATAGAATATTTTATGTTTTACCCTACACTGCGAGTATAAACGCAATGTATAGGCGATTATTGATGAAATTAAGCCCATATTATTCAGATGATGGTTGTGTATCGCTATTACATGGAAAAGCGACTTATTTTTTATATAAGATGTTCGAGGATGGTGATTTTAGAGAAATACATAATTTATCTAAAAAAATTTATAGTCCATACAAAGTAATGACGCCTTTTCAATGTTTAAAACACTTCTTTTCATTGAAAGGATATGAGATGGGATTATTAGAAATGTACCGCGGGAGATATATTTTTGATGAGATACACTCCTATGATGCCAAAACAGCGGGATTGATATTATCAATGTGCGAGTATTTGATAGAAGAGAATGATGCTAAGATATTGATAATGTCTGCAACGATGCCATCATTTCTGAAAAATATGTTTTTAGATAATCTTCATATTGAAAATGAAATGGTTATGGATAAAAAAGAGTTGAGCAAATACCTTCGCCACAAATGCAAGATAATCGATGGAGATATCCTTGAAAATATTGATTTAATAATAAAAAGATTGCAGAATAAAGAAAAAGTATTGGTTGTGTGTAATACAGTAAATAGAGCCCAGGATGTTTATAAATTATTGAGAGATGAAGTTAACGACTCTGCTTTGTTGCATGGCAGATTTATCTTGAAAGATAGAGAAGCAATTGAAAAAAATCTTGAAAATCTGAATTTATTAGTGGGTACACAAGTCATTGAAGTTTCATTGGATATCGATTATGATGTATGTTTCTCTGAACCAGCTCCAATTGATGCTTTAATTCAGCGATTTGGAAGAATTAACAGACGAAAAAACAGCGATGGATTACCACTCAAAGGCATTTGCGATGTATTTGTTTTTTCAAAAGGTTCTGAAAATGATCGATATATCTATGATACAGAGATTGTAAATAAAACTTTAAAAGTTCTCAATGAAATTGATTTATTGTTTGAAGATAAATTATATGAAGCAGTCGATGAAATATACATTAATGGTTTTGGCGATAAACTAAAAGAATTTGAAGATACCAAAACTTCATTTAGAAAAATGATAGATCGTATAGTACCTTTCAATAATTCAAACACAAAAGAATCAGACTTTTATGATTTATTTAATTCCATAGAAGCGGTTCCTGAAAAATATCGGCATGAATATCTTGATTGTATCCGAAATAAAAAGTTATTCGATGCTATGCAATATTGTCTGCAATTAACGAACGGTCAATTTCAAAAACTACTCAAAGAAGGACGGGTTGATTTCGAAAAAAAGATTTTTATAGAGGCAAAGTATGATCCAGAATTGGGATTATTGATAAATGAACATGAAGAGAATCAAAATATAATATAA
- the cas7i gene encoding type I-B CRISPR-associated protein Cas7/Cst2/DevR has product MKTIIGTYLIDAPFSALNNRGIDQGAANENEVATKVIQSPEGMRPYVSAQALRYWWRMVLENKFGWKCSPVEKIGKNQAVTKGDPLEYDDDDIFGYMSARKIDTGEKDKSDKPKMENVTVTRVSPLKCSPLIGFPIRPTSDFGVLVRKLETDPILFTHQFYSNIFKGIFALDIDSVGKFTTIDKPGSKNLSKDLAEKYEKNGLKKDEKTYSLPLEKKKTRISDTIKALKFLNGGAMQTLHHTDVTPKLIMLAVLNNGNNIFMDVMPHNKYDNGLVNIDALSEMLEDYKESLLSKVYIGKLSGFGSDKDKELESFKAPSGVNVVITTPVKAIDQFIEEILTNNKIIGE; this is encoded by the coding sequence ATGAAAACTATAATAGGAACTTACTTAATTGATGCGCCTTTTTCGGCGCTGAATAATCGAGGAATAGATCAGGGAGCAGCGAACGAGAATGAAGTAGCAACCAAAGTAATTCAATCTCCAGAAGGAATGAGGCCATACGTTTCAGCACAAGCGTTAAGATACTGGTGGAGAATGGTTTTAGAAAATAAATTTGGATGGAAATGCTCACCTGTGGAAAAAATTGGAAAAAATCAAGCTGTTACTAAAGGTGATCCGCTGGAATACGATGATGATGATATTTTTGGGTATATGAGTGCCAGAAAAATTGATACGGGAGAGAAGGATAAAAGTGATAAGCCAAAGATGGAAAATGTAACCGTGACAAGGGTATCTCCATTAAAATGCTCGCCTTTAATTGGATTTCCAATACGACCTACTTCAGATTTTGGTGTATTAGTGAGAAAACTTGAAACTGATCCAATACTTTTTACTCATCAATTTTATAGCAATATCTTTAAAGGTATTTTTGCGCTGGATATTGATTCCGTAGGGAAATTCACAACAATTGATAAACCTGGTAGCAAAAACTTGTCAAAAGACCTTGCAGAAAAATATGAAAAAAATGGATTAAAAAAAGATGAAAAAACATATTCACTTCCGTTAGAAAAAAAGAAGACGCGAATTTCTGATACCATTAAAGCCTTGAAGTTTTTGAATGGCGGGGCAATGCAGACATTGCATCATACTGATGTAACTCCCAAGTTAATTATGCTGGCAGTATTGAATAATGGAAATAACATATTCATGGATGTAATGCCTCACAATAAATACGATAATGGATTGGTCAATATCGATGCATTATCTGAGATGTTGGAGGATTATAAGGAATCACTGTTGAGCAAAGTCTATATCGGTAAATTATCGGGTTTTGGATCAGATAAAGACAAAGAATTAGAGAGTTTCAAAGCACCATCGGGAGTTAATGTTGTAATTACGACTCCAGTTAAAGCAATAGATCAATTCATAGAGGAGATATTAACTAATAATAAAATTATTGGCGAGTAA
- the cas5b gene encoding type I-B CRISPR-associated protein Cas5b, whose amino-acid sequence MEVLRVEIRAITASFRYPMFVVSYQPTYKIPPISTIYGLLSAAKGEKVSIYDLSIGYDFTSRGSGVDLERILEFGGGDKNKPVSYLGSNIIHREFLYDCILTLYISDLDFKQYLENPRFTLLLGRQSDLAKITKIKEVKLIPKENVEIYNTIIPFDGRVPGQIVALPSDYTDKAERKPIEVRTYCIVESKQQIERGYYDTELNKGVFMHEFNNKSQK is encoded by the coding sequence ATGGAAGTTCTTCGTGTTGAAATACGGGCAATTACAGCCTCATTTAGATACCCCATGTTTGTGGTATCTTATCAGCCTACATATAAAATTCCTCCAATATCTACGATATACGGTTTGCTCTCCGCTGCAAAGGGTGAAAAAGTCAGTATTTATGATTTATCCATTGGTTATGATTTTACATCTAGAGGAAGTGGCGTTGATCTGGAGCGCATTCTGGAGTTCGGTGGAGGAGACAAAAATAAACCCGTTTCCTATCTTGGTAGCAATATAATACACAGGGAATTTTTATATGATTGTATATTGACATTATATATATCTGATCTAGATTTTAAACAATATTTAGAGAATCCACGTTTCACTCTTTTACTTGGAAGGCAATCAGATTTAGCTAAGATAACAAAGATAAAAGAAGTGAAATTGATTCCAAAAGAAAATGTTGAAATATATAATACAATTATACCTTTCGATGGAAGAGTGCCAGGGCAAATCGTTGCTTTACCCTCTGATTATACTGACAAAGCTGAAAGAAAACCAATTGAAGTAAGAACTTATTGTATCGTAGAATCAAAACAACAGATTGAAAGGGGATACTATGATACTGAGCTAAATAAGGGAGTTTTTATGCATGAGTTCAACAATAAAAGCCAAAAGTAA